The Chrysemys picta bellii isolate R12L10 chromosome 12, ASM1138683v2, whole genome shotgun sequence genome has a segment encoding these proteins:
- the LOC135974824 gene encoding olfactory receptor 14A16-like — MSNQTIVTEFLLLGFSDVREQQILHFLVFLVIYLAALVGNLLIITVIALDQHLHTPMYFFLGNLSFLDLCYISVTVPKSMADSLTNNRLISFSGCVTQVFLVITFTAVELAFLMVMAYDRYIAICRPLHYKVTMNRGACAQMAVSSWISSMMCSILHTANTFRLHFCRSNVIAQFFCDIPQLLKISCSDTHANAIVMIALGSLLDVVCFVLIIVSYIHIFSTVMRIPSEQGRYKAFSTCIPHLVVFCLFISTASFTYMRPRSMSSTSLDLMATVFYCVVPPLMNPIIYSLRNKQIKESLWKMIGRIFFSQKK, encoded by the coding sequence ATGTCCAATCAAACCATCGTGAcagagttccttctcctgggattctctgacgtGCGGGAACAGCAGATTTTACACTTCCTGGTGTTTCTTgtgatttacctggcagccctggtggggaatcttctcatcatcaCCGTCATAGCCCTCgaccagcaccttcacacccccatgtactttttcctgggCAACTTATCCTTCCTAGACCTCTGCTACATCTCAGTCACGGTCCCCAAGTCCATGGCTGACTCCCTAACCAACAACAGACTCATCTCTTTCTCTGGATGTGTCACCCAAGTCTTTCTAGTTATAACTTTTACAGCAGTAGAGCTGGCCTTTCTCATGGTGATGGCGTATGACCGCTACATTGCAATCTGCCGCCCTCTGCATTACAAGGTGACTATGAACAGAGGTGCTTGTGCCCAGATGGCAGTGAGTTCATGGATCAGCAGCATGATGTGCTCCATATTACACACAGCTAATACCTTTAGGTTACATTTCTGCAGGTCCAATGTTATCGCTCAGTTTTTCTGTGATATCCCACAGTTGCTAAAGATCTCTTGCTCTGATACACACGCTAATGCAATAGTCATGATTGCTCTTGGATCACTTCTAGATGTGGTCTGCTTTGTATTGATAATTGTGTCCTACATTCACATCTTCTCCACGGTGATGAGAATCCCTTCTGAGCAGGGCAGgtacaaagccttctccacctgcatcccacacctggttgttttttgtttatttatcagTACAGCATCATTTACGTACATGAGGCCCAGATCGATGTCTTCAACATCCCTAGATCTGATGGCTACTGTGTTCTATTGTGTGGTACCACCACTAATGAATCCAATCATTTACAGTCTAAGAAACAAACAGATAAAAGAGTCTCTATGGAAAATGATAGGCAGGATATTTTTTTCTCAAAAGAAATGA